The genomic region CTGTCGGGACGACCCGACCCCGGGCGGCTGTGTCATGACGGGTGGAGGGCCGAAGTCCCGGGGTGCACCTCTACCTACAGACTACCTTTCAAAATAGATACCGTATACTCAAACGTGTATTTTACTTACGAGACCGGTGAAACCGTGGGTTCGTCGGATTACTGGTTCTCGGTGTACCAGTAGGCGAACCCGGCGGCGAGGACGATGGCCCCGCCGAGGAAGAACGCGAGGCCCGGTGAGACGGCGGCTGCGGCGGTGTCCGCGGCGGCACCGGCGGCCTGTGTGGTCGTCTCGACGGCGGTCGTCGTCGTCCCGGTCGTGTTGTTCGCGTTGCCGGCGACCGGCTGCGTGCTCGGGCCCGGTGCGGGTGCCCCGGTGGGGGCGCTCTCGCCACCGAAGAAGTTGGCGAGACCGTCGCCGAGGAACTCCTGTACGGCGACGGCACCGAGTGCGAGCAGTCCGAACGCACCGAGCAGGCGCGAGAGGGCGGTCTTCAGCCCGGTCGACTCCTTTGTGCCACCAGCGAAGACGACCAGTGGCTGGTTCGAGGGGGCGTACACCTTCATCTCGCGCCCCTTCGCGGAGTAGGCCGTATCGACGACCTCGATGATGTCCGCGTCTTCGAGCTTCTCCAGGTGGTACTGTGTGTTCTGGAGCGAGGTGTCGACGGCGTCGGCGAGCTTCGACGGGGTCGCAGGCTCGTCGTGGAGGGCCGTCAGTAGTTGGCGGGCGGTCGAGGAGGACAACGCCCCGATGAGGTCGTCGGCGTCGTCACTGTCGAGGCCGATGACACGTGGTTCTGCGTCGTCAGCCGCCGACGTGTCCGGAGTGGAGGGCAACAGGTCGGCCATACAGTACGCCTAGTCATCGTTTGGCATGAAGGTTTGTATC from Haloarchaeobius sp. HME9146 harbors:
- a CDS encoding helix-turn-helix domain-containing protein, whose amino-acid sequence is MADLLPSTPDTSAADDAEPRVIGLDSDDADDLIGALSSSTARQLLTALHDEPATPSKLADAVDTSLQNTQYHLEKLEDADIIEVVDTAYSAKGREMKVYAPSNQPLVVFAGGTKESTGLKTALSRLLGAFGLLALGAVAVQEFLGDGLANFFGGESAPTGAPAPGPSTQPVAGNANNTTGTTTTAVETTTQAAGAAADTAAAAVSPGLAFFLGGAIVLAAGFAYWYTENQ